In Mytilus trossulus isolate FHL-02 chromosome 14, PNRI_Mtr1.1.1.hap1, whole genome shotgun sequence, a genomic segment contains:
- the LOC134698054 gene encoding E3 ubiquitin-protein ligase TRIM9-like, whose translation MAQAASKTCEICVSSPGHNYCEQCDQLFCDGCKISHLRTKMSKDHTFLSGPNINPEVKQYCKEHDETFIYYCMECDSPICKICVIKKHKLHDFAEIKETTDGIKAEVKKGMDMKMEHLQSKIADIDQGSNQYQADVNGVINAIREEGRHLKELIDKRVENLVKSVKEKETKNLQILRSIENENKTTLEKAKEQQKVSQGITDTTKLFQKLKQIRSQIDKREEIQIPILPSVKYVRQKVAESEIEKLFGELKLG comes from the coding sequence ATGGCACAGGCTGCGTCCAAAACGTGTGAGATATGTGTGTCTAGTCCTGGACATAACTATTGCGAACAGTGTGACCAGCTGTTTTGTGATGGATGTAAAATATCTCATTTACGGACAAAAATGAGTAAAGACCATACATTTCTAAGTGGCCCGAATATAAACCCGGAAGTTAAACAATATTGTAAAGAACATgatgaaacatttatatattactGCATGGAATGTGATTCGCCGATATGCAAAATATGTGTgattaaaaaacacaaattgcATGACTTTGCTGAAATCAAAGAAACAACTGACGGAATCAAAGCTGAGGTCAAAAAGGGAATGGACATGAAGATGGAACACCTACAGTCAAAGATAGCTGATATTGACCAAGGGTCTAATCAATATCAGGCTGATGTTAATGGAGTCATCAATGCTATACGAGAGGAAGGGAGACACTTGAAAGAGCTGATTGATAAGAGAGTTGAAAATCTAGTTAAATCGGTGAaagagaaagaaacaaaaaatcttcaaattttgaGGTCCATTGAAAATGAGAATAAAACAACTTTGGAAAAAGCAAAGGAGCAGCAGAAGGTCTCGCAGGGGATAACAGATACCACGAAACTAtttcaaaagctaaaacaaatTAGGTCACAAATCGATAAAAGAGAAGAAATACAGATACCTATTTTGCCATCAGTCAAATATGTTAGACAAAAAGTAGCAGAGAGTGAAATAGAAAAACTGTTTGGGGAATTAAAACTTGGGTAA